A genome region from Cystobacter fuscus DSM 2262 includes the following:
- a CDS encoding tetratricopeptide repeat protein, translated as MATSNATPGGPRGGRGRQSFRIALLQVGLVALLFAGAVAYLVHQGSVRRDVNTRLKTARVLSVRDNPADLRQALVELDALFLLDDQEKDAQALAADVNTRLWLEHQQPEAQARAREHQARAEALDSRSGERYGTHARLLLAEGKTEEAGKYLEELQAQGAKNPKLALAEAQVLLTRGRLAEARQSFARASEAAWREPRYAQAHGEALLDEGLAAQAAEAFKKATVASPWHLRARLSLALARLYQGTGQEEARKTVADVLSREEELSPPLKARALSVRAALALAEERPDEALKAAAEALAASPDEYQALFLRARALARRGDAGAREAFLAAVERRRTAPLLYLEGARVLREARDGEGALKLLDAYAAVFRDVRVPAGEGQQVGALERDERYWLARGEVMEALARGDAALEAYDRALAVKGVGRARAQYAKAALLLSRGDAASARPLLAELTPDNGMGALPEAYEAMGRLLFSEGEFAQGCQHYYVGLSRAHQQGTSPEALQRKAADVEKRLTDSGQAAMARSWKTETDALLRQVGGL; from the coding sequence ATGGCCACGTCGAATGCAACCCCTGGTGGACCGAGGGGAGGGCGGGGACGGCAGAGCTTCCGGATCGCCCTCCTGCAGGTGGGACTGGTGGCGCTGCTGTTCGCGGGGGCGGTGGCGTACCTCGTGCACCAGGGCTCGGTGCGCCGGGATGTGAACACACGGCTGAAGACGGCACGCGTCCTGTCCGTGCGCGACAACCCGGCGGACCTGCGCCAGGCCCTGGTGGAGCTGGACGCCCTGTTCCTCCTGGACGACCAGGAGAAGGATGCCCAGGCGCTGGCGGCCGACGTGAACACGCGACTGTGGCTGGAGCACCAGCAGCCGGAGGCCCAGGCCCGGGCGCGCGAGCACCAGGCCCGCGCCGAGGCGTTGGACTCGCGCTCGGGCGAGCGCTATGGCACCCACGCGCGGCTGCTGCTCGCCGAGGGGAAGACGGAAGAGGCCGGGAAGTACCTGGAGGAGCTCCAGGCCCAGGGCGCGAAGAACCCGAAGCTGGCCCTGGCCGAGGCGCAGGTACTGCTCACCCGGGGCCGGCTCGCCGAGGCGCGGCAGTCCTTCGCCCGGGCGAGCGAGGCGGCGTGGAGGGAGCCGCGCTATGCCCAGGCCCACGGGGAGGCCCTGCTCGACGAGGGACTGGCCGCCCAGGCCGCCGAGGCCTTCAAGAAGGCCACGGTCGCCTCCCCCTGGCACCTGCGCGCGCGCCTGTCGCTGGCGCTCGCCCGGCTCTACCAGGGCACGGGCCAGGAAGAGGCCCGGAAGACGGTGGCGGACGTGCTCTCGCGCGAGGAGGAGCTCTCCCCTCCCCTGAAGGCGCGGGCCCTGAGCGTGCGCGCGGCGCTGGCGCTGGCGGAGGAGCGGCCCGACGAGGCCCTCAAGGCCGCGGCGGAGGCACTCGCCGCGTCACCGGACGAGTACCAGGCCCTCTTCCTGCGCGCCCGGGCGCTGGCGCGGCGGGGGGACGCGGGCGCTCGCGAGGCCTTCCTCGCGGCGGTGGAGCGGCGGAGAACCGCGCCCCTGCTCTACCTCGAGGGGGCCCGGGTGCTCCGCGAGGCGCGCGACGGAGAGGGCGCGCTGAAGCTGCTGGATGCCTACGCGGCCGTCTTCCGCGACGTGCGGGTGCCCGCCGGCGAGGGCCAGCAGGTGGGCGCGCTGGAGCGGGACGAGCGCTACTGGCTCGCGCGGGGCGAGGTGATGGAGGCGCTAGCCCGCGGGGACGCCGCGCTGGAGGCGTACGATCGGGCCCTGGCGGTGAAGGGCGTGGGCCGGGCGCGCGCCCAGTACGCCAAGGCGGCGCTGCTGCTGTCGCGCGGGGACGCGGCCAGCGCCCGGCCCCTGCTCGCGGAGTTGACGCCGGACAATGGAATGGGCGCGCTGCCCGAGGCCTACGAGGCCATGGGCCGCCTGCTCTTCTCCGAGGGCGAGTTCGCCCAGGGCTGCCAGCACTACTACGTGGGCCTGAGCCGCGCGCACCAGCAGGGCACCTCCCCCGAGGCGCTCCAGCGCAAGGCGGCGGACGTGGAGAAGCGCCTGACGGACTCGGGCCAGGCCGCCATGGCCCGATCCTGGAAGACCGAGACGGACGCGCTGCTGCGCCAGGTGGGCGGGCTCTAG
- a CDS encoding PhoX family protein yields the protein MRFGQSKWERRAGRWVCASVTVLALSACSGGTGPQGPQGEPGAPGAPGTPGDKGEPGNGKSLTFAPINAASTEAEKRAVYASSKASVNGREIPIGYETVLRSGQDLGGQLFGRMVQKDGKPVKNTDGSDFISPSNDFSSLLQAGNRIFEVTHFETTPAAMYLSELRQSPDGKLTAQSTRPIDFSGVDGLWTPCAGSVSPWGTHLGSEEYPPDARATEKAEAAGTVSGLSSSERSMLRYWGLDASTATVDQVKAVYSPYRYGYVVEVAVDGSGTTKVTKHYAAGRRALELAYVMPDRKTVYLTDDGTNDALYMFVATRAGDLSEGKLYAARWFQTSAAGQGAGRADLYWLPLGPSATNAQVKALIDGGIHFSDIFEVETQAADGTCPSASQGFRAVNTETGRECLRLKPDQEVAASRLESRRYAAYVGGTTEFRKTEGLAYNPATHRLYVAFSEVNNGMTHSHASRDLGGPNHVQLAQNDCGAVYELVVSPNSEVGSDYVAESASALVEGAWLKAPGASPYPSNSPYHAPDFTLPDGNGVAKPATGNVCGINGIANPDNLSFVNGYDTLLIGEDATEGHQNDVVWAYNVVTRQLTRIFSTPYGSETTGVYFYPDINGHAYIKAQVQHPYGESDTDKLGADASAAKSYTGYIGPFPAMN from the coding sequence ATGCGATTTGGGCAATCGAAGTGGGAGCGCCGCGCCGGGCGCTGGGTATGTGCATCGGTGACCGTGCTCGCGCTCTCCGCGTGCAGCGGTGGCACGGGGCCGCAGGGTCCCCAGGGCGAACCGGGAGCACCGGGAGCACCGGGAACGCCGGGCGACAAGGGGGAGCCGGGAAACGGCAAGTCGCTCACCTTCGCGCCGATCAACGCCGCGAGCACGGAGGCCGAGAAGCGCGCCGTCTACGCCAGCTCGAAGGCGAGCGTGAATGGCCGGGAGATTCCCATCGGCTACGAGACGGTGTTGCGCAGCGGCCAGGACCTGGGCGGCCAGCTCTTCGGACGCATGGTCCAGAAGGACGGCAAGCCGGTGAAGAACACGGACGGCTCGGACTTCATCTCTCCGTCCAATGACTTCTCGTCGCTCTTGCAGGCGGGCAACCGCATCTTCGAGGTCACCCACTTCGAGACCACGCCCGCGGCGATGTACCTCTCCGAGCTGCGCCAGTCGCCGGACGGCAAGCTCACGGCGCAGAGCACGCGGCCCATCGACTTCTCGGGAGTGGATGGCCTGTGGACGCCCTGCGCGGGCAGCGTGTCGCCGTGGGGCACGCACCTGGGCAGCGAGGAGTATCCGCCGGACGCGCGCGCCACCGAGAAGGCGGAAGCGGCGGGAACGGTGAGCGGCCTCAGCTCGTCCGAGCGCTCGATGCTGCGCTACTGGGGGCTGGATGCCTCCACGGCCACCGTGGATCAGGTCAAGGCCGTCTATTCGCCCTACCGCTATGGCTACGTGGTCGAGGTCGCGGTGGACGGCTCGGGGACGACGAAGGTCACCAAGCACTACGCGGCGGGCCGGCGCGCGCTCGAGCTCGCCTATGTGATGCCGGACCGCAAGACGGTGTACCTGACCGACGACGGCACCAACGACGCCCTCTACATGTTCGTGGCGACGCGGGCGGGGGACCTGTCCGAGGGCAAGCTCTACGCGGCGCGGTGGTTCCAGACGAGCGCCGCGGGCCAGGGCGCGGGCCGGGCGGATCTCTACTGGCTGCCCCTGGGCCCCAGCGCGACGAACGCGCAGGTCAAGGCGCTGATCGACGGAGGCATCCACTTCTCCGACATCTTCGAGGTCGAGACCCAGGCGGCCGATGGGACGTGCCCCAGCGCGAGCCAGGGGTTCCGCGCCGTCAACACCGAGACGGGCCGCGAGTGCCTGCGGCTCAAGCCGGACCAGGAGGTGGCGGCCTCGCGCCTGGAGAGCCGCCGGTACGCGGCCTACGTCGGGGGCACCACCGAGTTCCGCAAGACCGAGGGGCTCGCGTACAACCCCGCCACCCACCGGCTCTACGTGGCCTTCAGCGAGGTGAACAACGGGATGACCCATTCGCATGCGTCGCGCGACCTGGGCGGTCCCAACCACGTGCAGCTCGCCCAGAACGACTGCGGCGCGGTCTACGAGCTGGTCGTCTCGCCCAACTCGGAGGTGGGCAGTGACTATGTCGCCGAGTCCGCCTCGGCGCTGGTGGAGGGGGCGTGGTTGAAGGCGCCGGGCGCCAGCCCCTATCCGAGCAACAGCCCTTATCATGCTCCCGACTTCACGCTGCCGGACGGCAACGGCGTCGCGAAGCCGGCGACCGGGAACGTGTGTGGCATCAACGGCATCGCCAACCCGGACAACCTGAGCTTCGTCAACGGGTATGACACGCTGCTCATCGGCGAGGACGCGACCGAGGGCCACCAGAACGACGTGGTGTGGGCCTACAACGTCGTCACCCGCCAGCTCACGCGCATCTTCTCCACGCCCTACGGCTCGGAGACGACGGGCGTCTACTTCTACCCGGACATCAACGGCCACGCGTACATCAAAGCCCAGGTTCAGCACCCCTATGGCGAGTCCGACACGGACAAGCTGGGCGCGGATGCGAGCGCGGCGAAGTCGTACACCGGGTACATCGGTCCGTTCCCGGCGATGAACTGA
- a CDS encoding DUF192 domain-containing protein, whose protein sequence is MNRRHGAWGFWVVVGLTCCRPAEARDQVERQKMAPPTARKVKHQKVKHQDGEDDVGPTLPRARVLLEDVSGGVHAVDVEVAATPDTRSRGLMWRKELPEGQGMLFIFPDEEVQRFWMRNTLIALDMIFINSAGRVVGIVENAAPRSLVQRFVSEPGRYVLEVPGGWSRKAGLARGAHVRFEGVEHIPVIP, encoded by the coding sequence ATGAACCGGCGCCATGGGGCGTGGGGGTTCTGGGTCGTGGTGGGGCTGACGTGCTGTCGGCCCGCCGAGGCCCGGGACCAGGTGGAGCGCCAGAAGATGGCGCCCCCCACGGCCCGGAAGGTGAAGCACCAGAAGGTGAAGCACCAGGATGGGGAGGATGACGTGGGGCCCACGTTGCCGCGGGCGCGGGTGTTGCTCGAGGATGTGTCTGGAGGCGTGCACGCGGTGGACGTGGAGGTGGCGGCGACTCCCGACACGCGCTCGCGCGGCCTGATGTGGCGCAAGGAACTGCCCGAGGGGCAGGGCATGCTCTTCATCTTCCCGGACGAGGAGGTGCAGCGCTTCTGGATGCGCAACACGCTCATCGCCCTGGACATGATCTTCATCAACTCCGCGGGGCGCGTGGTGGGCATCGTCGAGAACGCCGCGCCGCGCTCGCTCGTCCAGCGCTTCGTGAGCGAGCCGGGCCGCTACGTGCTGGAGGTGCCCGGAGGGTGGAGCCGCAAGGCGGGCCTGGCGCGCGGGGCCCACGTGCGCTTCGAGGGCGTGGAGCACATCCCCGTCATTCCCTGA
- a CDS encoding YybH family protein codes for MNVRPLFVTVLLVLSACGPRYIPGTQINDTQDTRAILKVMERYRAAVEARDAKAIQALVSPNFRDNAGTEDPVDDLTSENLAQALPALLSRVDAPRLEMDVRRVDVKRDGWATVIYYWNASWRAPGLMDRPQRDSELEQMVLQREDGEWRIVTGI; via the coding sequence ATGAACGTCCGCCCGTTGTTCGTCACTGTTCTGCTGGTGCTCTCGGCCTGTGGCCCCCGCTACATCCCCGGCACGCAGATCAACGACACCCAGGACACCCGAGCCATTCTCAAGGTGATGGAGCGCTATCGCGCGGCCGTCGAGGCGCGCGACGCCAAGGCCATCCAGGCGCTCGTCTCACCGAACTTCCGGGACAACGCCGGCACGGAGGATCCCGTGGATGATCTGACGTCCGAGAACCTGGCCCAGGCGCTGCCGGCGCTGCTCAGCCGGGTGGACGCGCCCCGGCTGGAGATGGACGTGCGCCGGGTGGACGTGAAGCGCGACGGGTGGGCCACGGTCATCTACTACTGGAACGCGAGCTGGCGCGCCCCGGGGCTCATGGACAGGCCCCAGCGCGACTCGGAGCTCGAGCAGATGGTGCTCCAGCGCGAGGACGGCGAGTGGCGCATCGTCACCGGAATCTGA
- a CDS encoding homoserine kinase, giving the protein MALYTQLDAVALQRLVDAYALGTVRELTGIPQGSINSNFRLVTSSGRYFVRHTTVRSADDLNFEAGLLALLNASHFPSPRLVSTRDGSPFLELQGGRVVVFAWLEGEELTRERLTSEHLEALGVELGKLHRVGASYLGVRANPYGPEVVRGWLKGLEQHPDAELSAIARELHGHLARAESLRGGQEPRGVIHADIFLDNVKWLGERVSALFDFEMACQDALTLDVAITLNAWCFDSGRYRPELCQGLLRGYQVQRTLLPAERESLYGHALFGAVRYTASRIRDFHLSGLPPDKLAPKDFRTYLARARALHQMGPEGLRALVGV; this is encoded by the coding sequence ATGGCGCTCTATACCCAACTCGACGCGGTGGCCCTCCAGCGGCTGGTGGATGCCTATGCGCTGGGCACCGTGCGGGAGCTGACGGGCATTCCCCAGGGCTCCATCAACAGCAACTTCCGCCTGGTGACGAGCTCGGGCCGTTACTTCGTGCGCCACACCACGGTGCGCTCCGCGGATGACCTGAACTTCGAGGCGGGACTGCTCGCGCTGCTCAACGCGTCACACTTCCCCTCGCCCCGGCTCGTCTCCACCCGCGACGGCTCGCCCTTCCTGGAACTGCAGGGCGGGCGCGTGGTCGTCTTCGCGTGGCTCGAGGGCGAGGAGCTCACGCGCGAGCGGCTCACCTCCGAGCACCTGGAGGCGTTGGGCGTGGAGCTGGGCAAGCTGCACCGCGTCGGGGCGTCCTACCTGGGCGTGCGCGCCAATCCCTACGGCCCGGAGGTGGTGCGCGGCTGGTTGAAGGGGCTCGAGCAGCACCCCGACGCGGAGCTGTCCGCCATCGCCCGGGAGCTGCACGGCCACCTCGCCCGCGCCGAGTCCCTGCGCGGGGGACAGGAGCCGCGCGGCGTCATCCACGCCGACATCTTCCTCGACAACGTGAAGTGGCTGGGGGAGCGGGTGAGCGCCCTCTTCGACTTCGAGATGGCATGCCAGGACGCGCTGACGCTGGACGTGGCCATCACCCTCAACGCGTGGTGCTTCGACTCGGGCCGCTACCGCCCGGAGCTGTGCCAGGGCCTCCTGCGCGGCTACCAGGTGCAGCGCACGCTCCTGCCCGCCGAGCGCGAGAGCCTCTATGGCCACGCGCTCTTCGGCGCGGTGCGCTACACCGCCAGTCGCATCCGCGACTTCCACCTGTCCGGCCTGCCGCCTGACAAATTGGCACCCAAGGACTTCCGCACCTACCTGGCCCGGGCGCGCGCCCTGCACCAGATGGGGCCCGAGGGGCTGCGCGCGCTCGTGGGTGTGTGA
- a CDS encoding cyclic nucleotide-binding domain-containing protein: MNESSLRELGWDLLEDRQFERALAVFAESVRRVPADHRSRMMAARCLSELGERERAVTVYHACAEGLLRRDYLLSAMAACKLGLELAPQERRLRDTLVRLHARASRSAAGRASVPPPLPPETLYDGKVETDLMGMVGEELSDRAIEVLAAPDPGGSANPGDRPPLPLFAELELEAFIDLVTRMGYRSIKADEVVSAENDSPDRLYVLVAGKAEVTRQVGEEARTLGFLGGGSIFGELSLLTGAPSTATVTAVVDLEVFEVRREHLNAVAKSHPSVPQVLAQFAHKRMERNLIATSPLFQPMPESERAALLQRFDFRALPPGEKVLVEGEHSPGLFLVLAGELVVQKEDPAGGTVRLGVLREGEVAGEISLLTGLRATATVVAARKTAAAFLARAAFHELVKQYPHIQKYLEQLSDRRLKQIGEALRPAEILDADELLEVDAPETGSVG; this comes from the coding sequence ATGAACGAGTCATCGTTGCGGGAACTGGGGTGGGATCTGCTGGAGGATCGGCAGTTCGAGCGGGCACTGGCGGTGTTCGCCGAGTCGGTGCGCCGGGTGCCCGCGGACCACCGCTCGCGGATGATGGCGGCGCGCTGCCTGTCGGAGCTGGGCGAGCGCGAGCGGGCCGTCACCGTGTACCACGCGTGCGCCGAGGGCCTGTTGCGGCGCGACTACCTGCTGTCCGCCATGGCGGCGTGCAAGCTGGGACTGGAGCTGGCGCCCCAGGAGCGGCGGCTGCGCGACACGCTGGTGCGGCTGCATGCGCGCGCCTCGCGCAGCGCGGCCGGGCGCGCCTCGGTGCCGCCGCCGCTGCCGCCCGAGACGCTCTATGACGGCAAGGTGGAGACGGACCTGATGGGCATGGTGGGCGAGGAGCTGAGCGACCGCGCCATCGAGGTGCTCGCCGCGCCGGACCCCGGCGGCAGCGCCAACCCGGGAGACCGGCCCCCCCTGCCGCTCTTCGCCGAGCTGGAGCTGGAGGCCTTCATCGACCTGGTCACGCGCATGGGCTACCGCTCCATCAAGGCCGACGAGGTGGTGAGCGCCGAGAACGACAGCCCCGACCGGCTGTACGTCCTCGTCGCCGGCAAGGCGGAGGTGACGCGGCAGGTGGGCGAGGAGGCCCGGACGCTGGGCTTCCTCGGGGGCGGCTCCATCTTCGGCGAGCTGTCGCTGCTCACCGGCGCGCCCTCCACGGCCACCGTGACGGCCGTGGTGGACCTGGAGGTCTTCGAGGTGCGCCGCGAGCACCTCAACGCGGTGGCCAAGAGCCACCCCTCGGTGCCGCAGGTGCTGGCGCAGTTCGCGCACAAGCGCATGGAGCGCAACCTCATCGCCACCTCGCCCCTGTTCCAGCCCATGCCCGAGTCCGAGCGCGCCGCGCTCCTGCAGCGCTTCGACTTCCGCGCCCTGCCGCCCGGCGAGAAGGTGCTGGTGGAGGGCGAGCACTCCCCGGGCCTCTTCCTCGTGCTGGCCGGCGAGCTGGTGGTGCAGAAGGAGGACCCCGCGGGTGGCACCGTGCGCCTGGGCGTGCTGCGCGAGGGCGAGGTGGCCGGGGAGATCTCCCTGCTCACGGGCCTGCGCGCCACGGCCACCGTGGTGGCCGCGCGCAAGACGGCCGCCGCCTTCCTCGCGCGCGCGGCCTTCCATGAGCTGGTGAAGCAGTACCCCCACATCCAGAAGTACCTCGAGCAGCTGTCCGACCGCCGGCTCAAGCAGATCGGCGAGGCGCTGCGGCCCGCGGAGATCCTCGACGCGGACGAGCTGCTGGAAGTGGATGCGCCGGAGACCGGGAGCGTGGGATGA
- a CDS encoding FHA domain-containing protein, whose translation MPPNRRDPSRHPSTTSARARPPVEESEEDVAPEEQEGDAPPSDGEGSFDEEQSFQEEDDNPDATRAGPPLTLEIIEGPDRGRRKRFQGVRMVIGRGVDCELTLGDQSVSRRHVELVYGGETGVMLRDLVSGNGTRVNDERVEEVRLNHDDVITIGRTSIRFVDELERIRRKRQEEEEAERKEKEEAERLALEEEEARKKAEEEEEAAKKKAEEEEEAAKKKAEEEAAKALPPKPPPRDPLRLMVAGVLVLVLALIGGGVLFLKHDSSEPAPLTQKQIRAQTLLQEARNSFRRGDYAEAVDLAEQADGLAPGMDAENFLAAARKELSIVKAFDEVRALMGAFEFAKARELLTSTPPGTAAKTAEARVKLEAELAKAELDYQVKQVEAALEARDVTTAHMLISRLPADRQPPYLARVAELESVLAQEAVDAELQENNRRAAAARQAQAQREAFVLAAFSPVQQRFDAGDYARAVLECDRVIEQHAADKEIRERARLLKKLIPQFARFYEDAQRKVSSNALESAARPLRSAADLYRQIGFKGAVGDTIRGQLVQSSVVAGKAALARKDLPGAAGFFQEAVRLNPEDPRAREGQAALQSRLEDVYRQAYMQRDRDPERSLETFRMISELAAEGSVLKIQAEEQLRATTP comes from the coding sequence ATGCCTCCCAACCGTCGCGACCCCTCTCGCCATCCATCCACCACCTCCGCCCGGGCCCGGCCTCCCGTCGAGGAGAGCGAGGAGGACGTGGCGCCAGAGGAGCAGGAGGGGGACGCGCCGCCCTCCGACGGCGAGGGCTCCTTCGACGAGGAGCAGTCCTTCCAGGAGGAGGACGACAATCCGGACGCCACGCGGGCCGGGCCGCCCCTGACGCTGGAGATCATCGAGGGGCCGGATCGGGGCCGGCGCAAGCGCTTCCAGGGCGTGCGCATGGTGATCGGCCGGGGCGTGGACTGCGAGCTGACGCTCGGGGACCAGTCCGTGTCGCGCCGCCACGTGGAGCTGGTGTACGGCGGCGAGACGGGGGTGATGTTGCGCGACCTGGTCAGCGGCAACGGCACCCGGGTGAATGACGAGCGCGTGGAGGAGGTGCGCCTCAACCACGACGACGTCATCACCATTGGCCGCACCAGCATCCGCTTCGTCGACGAACTGGAGCGCATCCGGCGCAAGCGGCAGGAGGAGGAGGAGGCCGAGCGCAAGGAGAAGGAGGAGGCCGAGCGCCTCGCGCTCGAGGAGGAGGAGGCCCGGAAGAAGGCCGAGGAGGAGGAGGAAGCGGCGAAGAAGAAGGCCGAGGAAGAGGAGGAAGCGGCGAAGAAGAAGGCCGAGGAGGAGGCGGCCAAGGCGCTCCCCCCGAAGCCGCCCCCGCGCGACCCCTTGCGGCTGATGGTCGCGGGCGTGCTCGTGCTGGTGCTCGCGCTCATTGGCGGCGGGGTGCTCTTCCTCAAGCACGACTCCTCGGAGCCCGCCCCCCTCACGCAGAAGCAGATTCGCGCCCAGACCCTGTTGCAGGAGGCGCGCAACTCCTTCCGGCGCGGCGACTACGCGGAAGCGGTGGACCTGGCCGAGCAGGCCGACGGGCTCGCTCCGGGCATGGACGCGGAGAACTTCCTGGCGGCCGCTCGCAAGGAGCTGTCCATCGTGAAGGCCTTCGACGAGGTGCGCGCGCTCATGGGCGCCTTCGAGTTCGCCAAGGCGCGCGAGCTGCTCACGTCGACGCCTCCTGGCACCGCGGCGAAGACCGCGGAGGCGCGGGTGAAGCTCGAGGCCGAGCTGGCCAAGGCCGAGCTCGACTACCAGGTGAAGCAGGTGGAGGCCGCGCTGGAGGCCCGGGACGTGACCACGGCGCACATGCTCATCTCCCGGCTGCCCGCTGATCGCCAGCCGCCCTACCTGGCCCGGGTGGCGGAGCTGGAGTCGGTGCTCGCCCAGGAAGCCGTGGACGCGGAGCTCCAGGAGAACAACCGCCGGGCCGCCGCCGCCCGTCAGGCCCAGGCCCAGCGCGAGGCGTTCGTCCTCGCCGCCTTCAGCCCCGTGCAGCAGCGCTTCGACGCGGGGGACTACGCGCGCGCGGTGCTCGAGTGTGACCGGGTCATCGAGCAGCACGCGGCCGACAAGGAGATCCGCGAGCGCGCCCGGCTGCTCAAGAAGCTCATCCCCCAGTTCGCCCGCTTCTACGAGGATGCCCAGCGCAAGGTGAGCTCCAACGCGCTGGAGTCCGCGGCGCGCCCCCTGCGCTCGGCGGCGGACCTCTACCGGCAGATCGGCTTCAAGGGCGCCGTGGGGGACACGATCCGCGGTCAGCTCGTGCAGTCCTCCGTGGTCGCGGGCAAGGCGGCCCTGGCGCGCAAGGATCTGCCCGGCGCGGCCGGTTTCTTCCAGGAGGCCGTGCGCCTCAACCCGGAGGATCCCCGGGCCCGGGAGGGACAGGCGGCCCTGCAGTCGCGGCTGGAGGACGTCTACCGGCAGGCCTACATGCAGCGGGATCGGGATCCCGAGCGCTCCCTGGAGACGTTCCGGATGATCTCCGAGCTGGCCGCCGAGGGCTCGGTACTGAAGATCCAGGCCGAGGAGCAACTTCGGGCGACGACCCCGTAG
- a CDS encoding TIGR02266 family protein: MTFSYTPPSMAEQKTGAESRQFARAPIELKVDYKKLNSFFADYTKNISKGGTFIKTKKPLPIGTRFLFKLTVPQRDGPFELLGEVVWSQGEAEEPGMGIRFIYNDERQRSEFEGVVERLMADSLGTQLTEKLLNKQLHME; encoded by the coding sequence ATGACCTTCTCCTATACTCCGCCGAGCATGGCCGAACAGAAGACAGGTGCCGAAAGCCGCCAATTCGCTCGCGCGCCCATCGAGCTGAAGGTGGACTACAAGAAGCTCAACTCGTTCTTCGCCGACTACACGAAGAACATCTCCAAGGGAGGCACCTTCATCAAGACGAAGAAGCCGCTGCCCATCGGCACGCGCTTCCTGTTCAAGCTGACCGTGCCCCAGCGCGACGGGCCCTTCGAGCTGCTCGGCGAGGTGGTCTGGAGCCAGGGCGAGGCGGAGGAGCCCGGCATGGGCATCCGCTTCATCTACAACGACGAGCGCCAGCGCTCCGAGTTCGAGGGCGTGGTGGAGCGGTTGATGGCAGACAGCCTCGGCACGCAGCTCACCGAGAAGCTGCTCAACAAGCAGCTGCACATGGAATGA
- a CDS encoding ParB/RepB/Spo0J family partition protein, with translation MAAKSPRKKAVSASTTTRRPRRKKAEPASKGLTPAEVVSEAHAPETELVQGILADGGQVVGLYRDPLGAHTVVLAALPIDKVEPTPYQRDVSEPHVKRLASAMERLDRFLDPIIAIRKEGRYWTPNGNHRLQASKLLGGKAIMALVLPEEDVAYQILALNTEKAHNLKERSLEVIRMHRGLTGARAGRETDFAHLFEEPAFLTLGAAYEKRPRFSGGAYHPFVKRAEAFLPLPMPEALAVREARADRLLELDDTVAGVVDALKARGLQSPYLKNFVVARINFLRFKKEGPVEFEPTLTRMLSSARKFNLDKVNREDLGRMSGPLLGSEETE, from the coding sequence ATGGCCGCCAAGTCGCCGCGCAAGAAGGCAGTCAGTGCGTCCACCACGACGCGCCGGCCCCGCCGCAAGAAGGCCGAGCCCGCCTCCAAGGGCCTCACCCCCGCCGAGGTGGTGAGCGAGGCGCACGCCCCCGAGACGGAGCTGGTGCAGGGCATCCTCGCCGACGGCGGCCAGGTGGTCGGCCTCTACCGGGATCCGCTCGGGGCGCACACCGTGGTGCTCGCCGCCCTGCCGATCGACAAGGTGGAGCCCACCCCCTACCAGCGCGACGTGTCCGAGCCCCACGTCAAGCGGCTCGCCTCGGCGATGGAGCGGTTGGACAGGTTCCTGGATCCCATCATCGCCATCCGCAAGGAGGGCCGGTACTGGACGCCCAACGGCAACCACCGGCTCCAGGCCTCGAAGCTGCTGGGGGGCAAGGCCATCATGGCGCTGGTGCTGCCCGAGGAGGACGTGGCCTATCAGATCCTCGCCCTCAACACGGAGAAGGCGCACAACCTCAAGGAGCGCTCCCTGGAGGTCATCCGCATGCACCGGGGCCTGACCGGCGCGCGCGCCGGGCGCGAGACGGACTTCGCCCACCTCTTCGAGGAGCCCGCCTTCCTCACGCTCGGGGCCGCGTACGAGAAACGACCGCGCTTCTCCGGCGGCGCCTACCACCCCTTCGTCAAGCGCGCCGAGGCCTTCCTCCCCCTGCCCATGCCCGAGGCGCTCGCGGTGCGCGAGGCCCGCGCGGACCGGCTGCTGGAGCTGGACGACACCGTGGCCGGCGTGGTGGACGCCCTCAAGGCGCGCGGCCTGCAGAGCCCCTACCTCAAGAACTTCGTCGTGGCGCGCATCAACTTCCTGCGCTTCAAGAAGGAGGGCCCCGTCGAGTTCGAGCCCACCCTCACCCGGATGCTCTCCAGCGCCCGCAAGTTCAACCTGGACAAGGTCAACCGCGAGGACCTCGGCCGCATGAGCGGACCCCTGCTGGGGAGCGAGGAAACGGAATGA
- the ybaK gene encoding Cys-tRNA(Pro) deacylase: MKTNAARILDSLGIAYTLRDYEVDLEDLSAESVAAKVGMPPEQLFKTLVARGDRTGVLMAVVPGNGELDLKALARLSGDRKVDTVPLKELQPLTGYVRGGCTAIGAKKDYPVFVDETIELFDTISISAGIRGTQILLAPADYLRVTKGKVGPISRDKT, translated from the coding sequence ATGAAGACCAACGCGGCCCGCATCCTCGACTCGCTCGGCATCGCCTACACGCTGCGCGACTACGAGGTCGACCTGGAGGACCTGTCCGCCGAGTCCGTGGCCGCCAAGGTGGGGATGCCGCCGGAGCAGCTCTTCAAGACGCTCGTGGCCCGGGGTGACCGCACCGGCGTCCTCATGGCCGTGGTGCCGGGCAACGGGGAGTTGGATCTCAAGGCGCTCGCGCGGCTGAGCGGCGACCGGAAGGTGGACACCGTGCCGCTCAAGGAGCTCCAGCCGCTCACGGGCTACGTGCGCGGCGGATGCACGGCCATCGGCGCCAAGAAGGACTACCCGGTGTTCGTGGACGAGACGATCGAGCTGTTCGACACCATCTCCATCTCCGCGGGCATTCGCGGCACGCAGATACTCCTCGCGCCCGCGGACTACCTCCGGGTCACCAAGGGCAAGGTCGGGCCCATCTCGCGCGACAAGACGTAG